The proteins below are encoded in one region of Mangifera indica cultivar Alphonso chromosome 7, CATAS_Mindica_2.1, whole genome shotgun sequence:
- the LOC123221000 gene encoding CBL-interacting serine/threonine-protein kinase 7-like — MRVMAAGTQSSAHPSPPPPPQSQPKTTTPIATATPTVLNRYQLGRLLGRGSFAKVHQACSIVDNSVVAIKIISKNANLDSNMESRIVREVAAMRRLQHHPNVLKIHEVMATKTKIYLVMEYASGGELFNKVLRRGRFTEVAARRYFQQLVSALHSCHQIGVAHRDLKPQNLLLDQNGNLKVSDFGLSALPEQLKNGLLHTACGTPAYTAPEVMARRGYDGAKADAWSCGVILYVLLAGFLPFDDRNLLTMYKKIQRKGYQFPSWISRQARSVIYQLLDPNPETRMSIEALMNLSWFKKSLQLKGEQENSLFDNRDCKIGMVSMNAFDIISLSSGLDLSGLFEVTKRKEKRFTTVEKAERVVEKVKEVGEKLGYRVERGKSGGVIGLGKLGRMVLVAQVLEIAPQFLLVEMKVVDACGGGGGAVEFEEVHWTDLQVGLQDIVLSWHNNDVIVM, encoded by the coding sequence ATGCGAGTCATGGCAGCCGGGACTCAGTCCTCCGCTCACCCCAGCCCACCACCGCCTCCACAATCACAGCCCAAAACAACAACCCCCATCGCCACCGCCACGCCAACAGTCCTCAACAGGTACCAACTGGGACGCCTTTTGGGCAGAGGCAGCTTCGCCAAGGTTCATCAGGCTTGTTCCATCGTCGATAACAGCGTCGTGGCTATTAAAATCATTAGCAAGAATGCGAATCTTGATTCCAACATGGAGTCTCGAATCGTTCGTGAAGTTGCCGCCATGCGCCGTCTGCAGCACCACCCTAATGTGTTGAAAATCCACGAAGTCATGGCTACCAAGACCAAGATCTACCTCGTCATGGAGTACGCCTCCGGTGGTGAGCTTTTCAACAAGGTCTTGCGCCGTGGCCGGTTCACCGAAGTCGCCGCCCGCCGCTACTTCCAGCAGCTTGTGTCGGCTCTTCATTCCTGCCACCAAATCGGGGTTGCTCACCGTGATTTGAAGCCGCAAAATCTCCTCCTTGATCAAAACGGCAACCTCAAAGTTTCTGACTTTGGTTTGTCGGCATTACCGGAGCAGCTGAAGAACGGGCTGCTTCATACGGCTTGTGGTACCCCAGCTTACACGGCTCCTGAGGTCATGGCTCGGCGTGGCTATGATGGTGCCAAAGCTGATGCATGGTCCTGTGGAGTTATCTTATATGTATTGCTTGCTGGCTTTTTGCCGTTTGATGATAGAAATTTATTAACTATGTATaagaagattcaaagaaaaGGCTATCAGTTTCCATCTTGGATCTCAAGACAAGCTAGATCGGTTATATATCAGCTCCTTGATCCAAATCCTGAAACAAGAATGAGTATTGAAGCTTTAATGAATCTTTCTTGGTTCAAGAAATCGTTGCAGCTGAAGGGTGAACAAGAAAATAGTTTGTTTGATAACAGAGATTGCAAAATTGGCATGGTGTCAATGAATGCGTTTGATATAATATCTTTGTCATCTGGGTTGGATTTATCCGGCCTTTTTGAGGTGACGAAGAGGAAGGAGAAGAGGTTTACGACGGTGGAGAAGGCGGAGAGAGTGGTGGAGAAGGTTAAAGAGGTTGGTGAGAAGTTGGGTTATAGAGTTGAGAGAGGAAAGAGTGGTGGTGTTATAGGGTTGGGGAAGCTTGGGAGGATGGTTTTGGTGGCACAAGTACTGGAGATTGCACCACAATTTTTGTTGGTGGAAATGAAGGTAGTCGACGCCTGTGGTGGCGGCGGTGGGGCGGTGGAGTTTGAGGAGGTTCATTGGACTGATTTGCAGGTGGGGCTTCAGGATATTGTTCTTTCATGGCATAACAATGATGTAATTGTTATGTGA
- the LOC123220417 gene encoding 3-ketoacyl-CoA synthase 20-like: protein MASERELNGDHIDQVRQGRNFLSSFRLRYVKIGYHYLISNSLYLLLIFLPFIVLSHLSTLTIDGVLQLWNNHSVTVVLSSISCVFIITIYMMTRPRIVYLVDFACYKPEPARMCTKEHFLTLCEQTGKYTEASLAFKKKILERSGVGQMTYGPKALMEIPQTQSLVEARKETETIIVGAIDELFAKTGVSPAEISILVVNSSLFNPIPSLSAMVVNRYKLRRNILSYNLGGMGCSAGLISIELAKKLLQVHPNSCALVVSTENITRNWYPGNDRSMLVTNCLFRVGGAAILLSNRPSDRRRSKYQLLHTLRTHRGADDRSYNCVLQQEDETEKIGVTLSKDLMAVAGEALQTNITKLGPLVLPMSEQFLFLATLVAKKLFKMKIKPYIPDFKLAFEHFCVHAGGRAVLDELEKRLELTEWHMEPSRMTLYRFGNTSSSSLWYELAYSEAMGRVKKGDRTWQIAFGSGFKCNSAVWRALKTIKPTKGKNPWMDEIDKFPVLVPKFASISF, encoded by the exons ATGGCAAGTGAAAGGGAACTAAATGGGGATCACATTGATCAAGTACGTCAAGGAAGAAACTTCTTGTCATCCTTCAGACTCAGATATGTTAAGATTGGTTATCACTATTTAATCTCCAACTCTCTATATCTCCTGCTTATTTTTCTCCCTTTTATTGTCTTGAGCCATCTATCAACACTAACCATTGATGGAGTCCTTCAGCTGTGGAACAACCATTCAGTGACTGTAGTTTTATCTTCTATTTCTTGCGTTTTCATAATTACCATTTACATGATGACTCGTCCGAGAATAGTTTACTTGGTGGACTTCGCATGTTACAAGCCTGAACCAGCTCGGATGTGCACTAAAGAACATTTCTTGACGTTATGTGAACAAACTGGGAAATACACAGAAGCAAGTTTagcttttaaaaagaaaatcctgGAGAGATCAGGGGTTGGGCAGATGACTTACGGCCCAAAAGCCTTGATGGAGATCCCTCAAACCCAGTCTCTGGTGGAGGCAAGGAAGGAGACAGAAACCATCATAGTTGGAGCAATCGACGAGCTCTTTGCAAAAACTGGAGTGAGCCCTGCAGAGATAAGTATTCTGGTGGTGAATAGTAGCTTGTTTAATCCAATACCATCCTTATCAGCTATGGTAGTCAACCGCTATAAGCTCAGAAGGAATATTTTGAGCTACAATCTTGGCGGCATGGGCTGCAGTGCAGGACTTATCTCTATTGAGCTCGCCAAAAAACTTTTACAG GTGCACCCAAATTCCTGTGCTCTAGTTGTGAGCACAGAGAACATCACTAGGAACTGGTATCCTGGCAATGACCGATCGATGCTTGTCACCAACTGCTTATTTCGAGTGGGTGGGGCTGCCATCCTCCTGTCCAACCGACCATCGGATCGCCGTCGCTCCAAATATCAACTACTTCACACCCTTCGCACCCACAGAGGTGCCGACGATAGAAGTTATAACTGTGTGTTACAGCAGGAGGATGAGACCGAGAAAATTGGAGTCACCCTCTCAAAAGACCTCATGGCTGTTGCAGGAGAAGCCCTTCAAACAAACATCACTAAACTCGGGCCATTAGTTCTTCCAATGTCAGAGCAGTTTTTATTCCTTGCAACTTTAGTTGCTAAAAAGCTTTTTAAAATGAAGATTAAGCCATACATTCCAGATTTCAAGTTGGCCTTCGAACATTTCTGTGTTCATGCAGGAGGAAGAGCAGTGTTGGATGAACTAGAGAAACGCCTTGAACTTACTGAGTGGCATATGGAGCCTTCAAGAATGACTCTTTACAGATTTGGGAATACGTCAAGTAGTTCTTTGTGGTATGAACTGGCTTATTCTGAGGCCATGGGGAGGGTGAAGAAAGGTGATCGGACTTGGCAGATTGCATTTGGTTCAGGATTCAAGTGTAACAGCGCTGTATGGAGGGCATTGAAGACCATCAAACCCACCAAGGGAAAAAATCCATGGATGGATGAAATTGATAAATTTCCTGTTCTAGTACCGAAATTTGCCTCAATTTCTTTCTAA
- the LOC123221269 gene encoding armadillo repeat-containing protein LFR — translation MQKREQAKSGGMAGGAAAPAAKRGRPFGSTSGSSSAAGASADIAAPTTLLGPSLQVHSSFADQNNKRIVLALQSGLKSELTWALNTLTLLSFKEKDDIRKDSTPLAKIPGLLDALLQVIDDWRDIALPKELRKTPRNRTLGINSLVTGFGYAYEALGSINNTLPRSGVGSAASVAEGQKHAAKVRSSEWWFDEDGLFNLDEEGRAEKQQCAVAASNIIRNFSFMPDNEVIMAQHRHCLETVFQCIEDHITEDEELVTNALETIVNLAPLLDLRIFSSSKPSYIKITEKRAVEAIMGMLGSVYKAWHCAAAELIGRLIINPDNEPFLLPFVPQIHKRLVDLMSLQAFDAQAAAVGALYNLVEVNVDCRLKLANERWAIDRLLKIIKTPHPVPEICRKAAMILESLVSEPQNRVSLLAYENAFAEILFSDGRFSDTFARILYELTSRPNNKMAAARGVWGM, via the exons ATGCAAAAGAGGGAGCAGGCCAAGTCTGGCGGCATGGCTGGCGGAGCAGCTGCGCCGGCAGCGAAGAGGGGCCGTCCGTTCGGCAGCACCAGCGGAAGTTCCTCAGCCGCCGGCGCTTCAGCGGATATTGCTGCTCCAACGACTCTTCTTGGTCCATCTCTCCAAGTCCACAGCTCCTTCGCTG ATCAAAACAATAAGAGAATTGTTCTTGCACTTCAAAGTGGACTTAAAAGTGAATTAACTTGGGCTTTGAATACTCTCACATTGCTCTCTTTCAAAGAGAAGGACGATATTCGCAAAGATTCTACTCCTCTTGCCAAAATACCTGGCCTACTTGATGCTCTTCTCCAAGTT ATTGATGACTGGCGTGATATAGCGTTGCCTAAAGAACTAAGAAAGACACCGAGAAATAGAACATTAGGTATAAATTCGTTGGTGACAGGATTTGGTTATGCCTATGAAGCATTAGGCTCGATTAATAATACTCTTCCACGTTCTGG AGTTGGATCTGCTGCTTCAGTGGCTGAGGGACAGAAACATGCTGCAAAAGTTCGTTCTTCAGAGTGGTGGTTTGATGAAGATGGTTTATTTAATCTAGATGAAGAGGGGCGTGCAGAGAAGCAGCAGTGTGCCGTTGCTGCATCAAATATTATTAGGAACTTTTCTTTCATGCCAGATAATGAAGTCATTATGGCCCAACATCGCCATTGTCTGGAAACAGTGTTTCAGTGCATAGAAGATCACATCACAG AGGACGAGGAACTTGTTACAAATGCCCTTGAGACCATTGTAAATTTGGCTCCATTGCTTGATCTTCGAATTTTCAGTTCATCAAAGCCGTCTTACATCAAAATAAC AGAGAAACGAGCAGTTGAAGCTATCATGGGGATGCTGGGATCCGTATATAAAGCTTGGCATTGTGCAGCAGCTGAGCTAATTGGGCGTTTGATAATAAATCCTGATAATGAGCCCTTCCTTCTTCCATTTGTTCCTCAG ATACATAAACGCTTAGTTGACCTTATGAGCTTGCAAGCGTTTGATGCGCAAGCTGCTGCTGTTGGTGCACTGTATAACCTTGTGGAAGTTAACGTGGACTGCAGATTGAAGCTTGCTAATGAGCGATg GGCAATTGATCGACTGctgaaaattattaagacaCCACATCCAGTTCCTGAAATTTGTAGGAAGGCAGCAATGATACTCGAAAGTCTTGTGTCTGAACCTCAGAACAGGGTCTCACTGCTAGCTTATGAGAATGCGTTTGCAGAGATACTCTTCTCAGATGGCAGGTTTTCTGATACATTTGCCAGGATATTGTATGAACTTACTTCTCGGCCGAACAACAAAATGGCTGCTGCTCGTGGTGTTTGGGGTATGTAG
- the LOC123220998 gene encoding uncharacterized protein LOC123220998 has translation MSSVGTSKGILEIAKFGLYVSVPIILMYSFANNNKNLQKIIGTRPYIVYPPEGPRPQSPEELREMARELARKNNIR, from the exons ATGTCATCTGTGGGAACATCGAAAGGGATTCTGGAGATCGCGAAGTTCGGTCTGTACGTCAGCGTTCCAATCATTCTTATGTACTCTTTCGCCAACAACAACAAGAATCTTCAGAAAATTATAGGCACT CGTCCTTACATAGTGTATCCCCCAGAGGGACCGAGGCCTCAATCACCAGAGGAACTGAGGGAGATGGCTCGAGAACTAGCACGCAAGAACAACATTCGTTAA
- the LOC123221268 gene encoding 3-ketoacyl-CoA synthase 11-like isoform X1, with amino-acid sequence MVNKRKEKLQSDSTAVHIEPQRRKNNILPDFLQSVRLKYVKLGYHYLISNTLYLLLILLLCIVFSHLSTLTIEEVFQLWSMLEFHTVTLLVSSVSIVLIFTIYLMTRPREVYLVNFACYKPEPARMCSREAFLQVSAQTEKFTEESLAFKKKILERSGFGQMTYGPKALTQIPQNQSMAEARKETEAVIVGAIDELLAKTGVNPREIGILVVNSSLFNPTPSLSAMVVNHYKLRGNILSYNLGGMGCSAGLISIDLAKQLLQVHPNSYALVVSTENITKNWYTGNDRSMLVTNCLFRVGGAAVLLSNRSSDRRRSKYQLLHTLRTHKGADDRCYNCVFQQEDETETVGVTLSKDLMAVAGEALQANITTLGPLVLPFSEQLLFFLTFVARKIFKMKIKSYIPDFKLAFEHFCIHAGGRAVLDELEKNLVLTEWHMEPSRMTLYRFGNTSSSSLWYELAYSEAKGRIKKGDRTWQIAFGSGFKCNSAVWKALKTIKPANETNPWMDEVANFPVQVPKVASIAF; translated from the exons ATGgtgaacaaaagaaaagaaaaattacaaagtGACTCAACTGCGGTTCATATTGAACCCCAAAGAAGAAAGAACAATATTCTTCCCGACTTCTTGCAGTCGGTCAGACTCAAATATGTAAAGCTGGGTTATCACTATCTAATCTCCAACACTCTGTATCTCCTGCTCATATTACTCCTTTGTATTGTCTTTAGTCATCTATCCACATTAACCATTGAAGAAGTCTTCCAGCTCTGGAGCATGCTTGAGTTCCATACAGTAACTCTTCTTGTATCCTCGGTTTCCATTGTTTTAATATTCACCATTTACTTAATGACTCGCCCGAGAGAAGTTTACTTGGTGAACTTTGCATGTTACAAGCCTGAACCAGCTCGGATGTGCAGTAGAGAAGCTTTCTTGCAAGTGTCTGCACAGACAGAGAAATTTACAGAAGAAAGTTTAGCCTTTAAGAAGAAAATCCTGGAGAGATCCGGGTTTGGACAGATGACTTATGGGCCAAAAGCTTTGACGCAGATCCCTCAGAATCAGTCTATGGCGGAGGCGAGAAAGGAGACAGAAGCAGTGATAGTTGGAGCCATCGACGAGCTCTTAGCAAAAACTGGAGTTAATCCTCGAGAGATAGGTATTCTGGTGGTGAATAGTAGCTTGTTTAATCCAACGCCATCTTTATCAGCCATGGTAGTCAACCACTACAAGCTTAGAGGGAACATTTTGAGTTATAACCTTGGTGGCATGGGCTGCAGCGCAGGACTCATTTCTATTGACCTCGCCAAACAACTTTTACAG GTGCACCCCAACTCCTATGCTCTAGTTGTGAGCACAGAGAACATCACTAAGAATTGGTATACTGGCAATGACAGATCGATGCTCGTCACAAACTGTTTATTTCGAGTGGGAGGAGCGGCCGTCCTCCTTTCCAACCGGTCATCTGATCGCCGCCGCTCCAAGTATCAACTCCTTCACACTCTTCGCACCCACAAAGGCGCCGATGACAGATGTTATAATTGTGTCTTCCAGCAAGAGGATGAGACTGAAACAGTCGGAGTCACCCTCTCGAAAGACCTTATGGCGGTCGCCGGAGAAGCCCTTCAAGCTAACATCACCACCCTCGGCCCACTAGTTCTTCCATTTTCAGAGCAGCTTTTATTCTTCTTAACTTTTGTCGccagaaaaatttttaaaatgaagatCAAGTCGTACATTCCTGACTTCAAGTTGGCTTTCGAGCATTTCTGTATTCACGCAGGAGGGAGAGCGGTGTTGGATGAACTAGAGAAAAACCTTGTGCTCACTGAATGGCACATGGAACCTTCAAGAATGACTCTTTACAGGTTTGGGAATACTTCAAGTAGTTCTTTGTGGTATGAACTGGCTTATTCTGAGGCCAAGGGGAGGATTAAGAAAGGTGATCGAACATGGCAAATTGCATTTGGCTCAGGGTTCAAGTGTAACAGTGCAGTGTGGAAGGCATTGAAGACCATCAAACCTGCCAATGAGACTAATCCATGGATGGATGAAGTAGCTAATTTTCCTGTTCAAGTGCCAAAAGTAGCATCAATTGCTTTCTAA
- the LOC123221268 gene encoding 3-ketoacyl-CoA synthase 20-like isoform X2, with product MVNKRKEKLQSDSTAVHIEPQRRKNNILPDFLQSVRLKYVKLGYHYLISNTLYLLLILLLCIVFSHLSTLTIEEVFQLWSMLEFHTPEPARMCSREAFLQVSAQTEKFTEESLAFKKKILERSGFGQMTYGPKALTQIPQNQSMAEARKETEAVIVGAIDELLAKTGVNPREIGILVVNSSLFNPTPSLSAMVVNHYKLRGNILSYNLGGMGCSAGLISIDLAKQLLQVHPNSYALVVSTENITKNWYTGNDRSMLVTNCLFRVGGAAVLLSNRSSDRRRSKYQLLHTLRTHKGADDRCYNCVFQQEDETETVGVTLSKDLMAVAGEALQANITTLGPLVLPFSEQLLFFLTFVARKIFKMKIKSYIPDFKLAFEHFCIHAGGRAVLDELEKNLVLTEWHMEPSRMTLYRFGNTSSSSLWYELAYSEAKGRIKKGDRTWQIAFGSGFKCNSAVWKALKTIKPANETNPWMDEVANFPVQVPKVASIAF from the exons ATGgtgaacaaaagaaaagaaaaattacaaagtGACTCAACTGCGGTTCATATTGAACCCCAAAGAAGAAAGAACAATATTCTTCCCGACTTCTTGCAGTCGGTCAGACTCAAATATGTAAAGCTGGGTTATCACTATCTAATCTCCAACACTCTGTATCTCCTGCTCATATTACTCCTTTGTATTGTCTTTAGTCATCTATCCACATTAACCATTGAAGAAGTCTTCCAGCTCTGGAGCATGCTTGAGTTCCATACA CCTGAACCAGCTCGGATGTGCAGTAGAGAAGCTTTCTTGCAAGTGTCTGCACAGACAGAGAAATTTACAGAAGAAAGTTTAGCCTTTAAGAAGAAAATCCTGGAGAGATCCGGGTTTGGACAGATGACTTATGGGCCAAAAGCTTTGACGCAGATCCCTCAGAATCAGTCTATGGCGGAGGCGAGAAAGGAGACAGAAGCAGTGATAGTTGGAGCCATCGACGAGCTCTTAGCAAAAACTGGAGTTAATCCTCGAGAGATAGGTATTCTGGTGGTGAATAGTAGCTTGTTTAATCCAACGCCATCTTTATCAGCCATGGTAGTCAACCACTACAAGCTTAGAGGGAACATTTTGAGTTATAACCTTGGTGGCATGGGCTGCAGCGCAGGACTCATTTCTATTGACCTCGCCAAACAACTTTTACAG GTGCACCCCAACTCCTATGCTCTAGTTGTGAGCACAGAGAACATCACTAAGAATTGGTATACTGGCAATGACAGATCGATGCTCGTCACAAACTGTTTATTTCGAGTGGGAGGAGCGGCCGTCCTCCTTTCCAACCGGTCATCTGATCGCCGCCGCTCCAAGTATCAACTCCTTCACACTCTTCGCACCCACAAAGGCGCCGATGACAGATGTTATAATTGTGTCTTCCAGCAAGAGGATGAGACTGAAACAGTCGGAGTCACCCTCTCGAAAGACCTTATGGCGGTCGCCGGAGAAGCCCTTCAAGCTAACATCACCACCCTCGGCCCACTAGTTCTTCCATTTTCAGAGCAGCTTTTATTCTTCTTAACTTTTGTCGccagaaaaatttttaaaatgaagatCAAGTCGTACATTCCTGACTTCAAGTTGGCTTTCGAGCATTTCTGTATTCACGCAGGAGGGAGAGCGGTGTTGGATGAACTAGAGAAAAACCTTGTGCTCACTGAATGGCACATGGAACCTTCAAGAATGACTCTTTACAGGTTTGGGAATACTTCAAGTAGTTCTTTGTGGTATGAACTGGCTTATTCTGAGGCCAAGGGGAGGATTAAGAAAGGTGATCGAACATGGCAAATTGCATTTGGCTCAGGGTTCAAGTGTAACAGTGCAGTGTGGAAGGCATTGAAGACCATCAAACCTGCCAATGAGACTAATCCATGGATGGATGAAGTAGCTAATTTTCCTGTTCAAGTGCCAAAAGTAGCATCAATTGCTTTCTAA
- the LOC123219987 gene encoding 3-ketoacyl-CoA synthase 20-like, with protein sequence MASQAQASSERREENKLPNFLLSVKLKYVKLGYHYLISNAMYLLLLPLLAIASAHLSTLTVQDCVQLWNQLEFSLVTVTLGSSLMVFLATLYFMSRPRKIYLVDFACYKPNSELICTRETFMEKSNNIGCFSEENLAFQKKILERSGLGQKTFFPEALLRDPPNPCMAEARKEAEAVMFGAIDKLLEKTGVKAKDIGILVVNCSLFNPTPSLSAMIVNHYKLRGNILSYNLGGMGCSAGLISIDLAKQLLQVNPNSYALVVSMENITLNWYFGNDRSMLVSNCLFRMGGAAILLSNRSSDRRRSKYQLIHTVRTHKGADDRCYECVFQKEDKDRKIGVSLSKDLMAVAGEALKTNITTLGPLVLPMSEQLLFFATLVARKVFHMKIKPYIPDFKLAFEHFCIHAGGRAVLDELEKNLELSEWHMEPSRMTLYRFGNTSSSSLWYELAYTEAKGRIKRGDRTWQIAFGSGFKCNSAVWKALRSINPAKEKINPWMDEIDEFPVQVPKVAPVVTSSSS encoded by the exons ATGGCGAGTCAAGCTCAAGCGTCTAGCGAAAGACGAGAGGAAAATAAGCTCCCTAACTTTCTCTTGTCTGTTAAACTCAAGTATGTGAAGCTTGGTTACCATTACTTGATCTCAAATGCCATGTATTTATTGCTTTTGCCACTTCTAGCCATTGCTTCTGCTCATCTTTCAACGCTCACAGTCCAAGATTGTGTTCAGTTATGGAACCAACTAGAGTTCAGTCTTGTTACGGTTACTTTAGGTTCAAGTCTCATGGTTTTCTTGGCTACACTTTACTTCATGAGTCGTCCGAGGAAAATATATCTGGTGGATTTCGCTTGTTACAAGCCCAATTCAGAGCTCATATGTACTAGAGAGACTTTCATGGAAAAATCCAATAACATTGGGTGTTTCTCGGAGGAGAACTTAGCTTTTCAGAAGAAAATTCTTGAGCGTTCTGGCTTAGGCCAGAAGACATTCTTCCCTGAGGCGTTGTTGCGAGACCCACCAAACCCGTGTATGGCTGAGGCCAGGAAGGAGGCTGAGGCCGTGATGTTTGGTGCTATTGATAAGCTGTTGGAGAAAACTGGCGTTAAGGCTAAAGATATTGGGATCCTTGTGGTGAATTGCAGCTTGTTCAATCCAACACCATCTTTATCGGCCATGATTGTCAATCACTACAAGCTTAGAGGAAACATCTTGAGCTATAATTTAGGTGGTATGGGTTGCAGTGCTGGACTTATCTCTATAGACCTTGCCAAACAACTTTTACAG GTGAATCCGAATTCATATGCTTTAGTAGTGAGCATGGAGAACATAACTCTGAACTGGTACTTTGGCAATGACCGATCAATGCTTGTATCGAACTGTCTCTTCCGTATGGGAGGAGCCGCAATCCTCCTATCAAACCGGTCATCCGATCGTCGCCGTTCAAAGTATCAGCTCATCCACACAGTGCGGACTCACAAGGGCGCCGATGACAGATGCTACGAATGTGTCTTCCAAAAAGAAGACAAAGACAGAAAAATCGGAGTCTCGCTCTCAAAAGACCTAATGGCCGTAGCTGGAGAAGCCTTGAAAACGAACATCACCACACTGGGTCCATTAGTTCTCCCAATGTCTGAGCAACTCCTGTTTTTCGCAACTTTAGTAGCAAGAAAAGTGTTCCACATGAAAATAAAACCATACATTCCCGATTTCAAGCTGGCTTTCGAGCATTTCTGCATTCATGCAGGGGGGAGAGCGGTATTGGATGAGCTAGAGAAGAATCTGGAGCTGAGTGAATGGCATATGGAGCCGTCAAGAATGACCCTTTACAGATTTGGGAACACTTCGAGTAGCTCTTTGTGGTATGAATTGGCATACACAGAGGCGAAGGGGAGGATAAAGAGAGGTGATCGAACATGGCAGATTGCATTTGGTTCAGGATTCAAATGTAACAGTGCAGTGTGGAAGGCACTGAGGAGTATTAATCCTGCAAAGGAGAAAATTAATCCTTGGATGGACGAGATTGATGAATTTCCAGTTCAGGTTCCAAAGGTGGCTCCTGTTGTAACTTCGTCTTCATCTTGA